The following are encoded in a window of Rubritalea squalenifaciens DSM 18772 genomic DNA:
- a CDS encoding type II secretion system protein — MNVSKIKSRKGVTLIELTVVIAVILVLISVLFIGAKFYKDSANRSACVINQNAIFKAASAYININGTDPTWNDLTTGTGPLAASIPVCPSEGAGSYSLTVTAGVPAASCSDTTHVE, encoded by the coding sequence ATGAACGTATCCAAAATCAAGTCCCGTAAGGGTGTGACACTGATCGAGCTTACTGTGGTTATCGCTGTGATCCTCGTTCTTATCTCCGTACTCTTCATCGGTGCCAAGTTCTACAAAGACAGTGCCAACAGATCTGCTTGCGTGATCAACCAGAACGCAATCTTCAAAGCTGCTTCTGCATACATCAACATCAACGGCACGGACCCTACTTGGAATGACCTTACCACAGGAACTGGCCCATTGGCTGCATCTATACCAGTATGCCCATCTGAAGGCGCGGGCTCCTACTCACTTACAGTTACTGCTGGCGTACCTGCCGCTTCATGCTCCGACACTACACACGTTGAATAA
- a CDS encoding type II secretion system protein GspD, whose translation MKAKKLHTKGLPTALTAFAIATSVAMAQDAAPVPGADAQPATEDPAAPAPPADEQPAPPAPPAPAAGEDVALPGEEQAAAGQPVVNANNLEDGLRVQDANLNDIMELLATQAGLSYFHNNRISGDDFKVNGYLRNGDPLQQMNDLAFQFGLTLYRKGDTAYALTPDQLNQLPANEWHYSLRYLRPKDIEQIKALISPLLSPSTGIVNFEPKTNTIIVIDTPNRIERVQNLLQRVDRAKGQIVIEVKIYRVNSGAAQALGVDWSKSLGRSANDQEVLEIVPGINSLLGLPSFGSTVAEDIVLAPDQLRGIFRALNEGGITKLQNNPVLITEDNEPASISVIDRIPIITTTTNNTSAGSSETEEVRYKIDESDSTDPETTREIGTTIFLTPTVLPDGTIRLNMRPRTASVTRYIDSPSGNSYPEVRESTVSTIARIPDGHSLIVGGFFQESEITDKNKVPLLGDVPVLNFFFKNKTTSKETSSLIFVVTPSTYDPANHDSHHKTHSRVSSTLELPCDHESISKEHPGVYHEPNLKRTLHNIGHETQLNTHGSGSSSSSTYNSSQSDNSRRFRLRR comes from the coding sequence ATGAAAGCCAAAAAACTACATACTAAGGGGTTACCGACAGCCCTGACAGCGTTCGCTATCGCGACATCCGTCGCCATGGCTCAAGATGCAGCGCCTGTGCCTGGCGCAGATGCACAACCAGCAACAGAAGACCCTGCGGCACCCGCGCCACCTGCTGATGAACAACCTGCACCTCCTGCTCCTCCGGCACCAGCTGCAGGAGAAGATGTCGCCCTTCCTGGTGAAGAGCAAGCAGCTGCTGGCCAACCCGTAGTCAATGCCAACAATCTGGAAGATGGTCTCCGCGTCCAAGACGCCAACCTCAATGATATTATGGAGCTCCTTGCTACCCAAGCAGGACTCTCCTACTTCCACAATAACCGCATCTCTGGCGATGACTTCAAAGTGAATGGTTACCTCCGAAACGGAGATCCACTTCAGCAGATGAATGATCTCGCCTTCCAGTTTGGCCTGACCCTCTACCGCAAAGGCGACACAGCCTACGCCCTCACACCTGACCAGTTGAATCAATTGCCAGCCAATGAGTGGCATTACTCGCTGCGTTACCTACGCCCAAAAGATATCGAGCAGATCAAAGCCCTCATCTCTCCACTTCTCAGCCCAAGTACAGGCATAGTAAACTTCGAGCCTAAGACGAACACAATCATTGTCATCGATACACCTAACCGTATCGAACGCGTACAAAACCTTCTTCAACGTGTCGACCGCGCCAAAGGGCAAATCGTCATCGAAGTAAAAATCTATCGCGTCAACAGCGGTGCGGCACAAGCTCTTGGTGTTGATTGGTCCAAAAGTTTGGGAAGAAGTGCGAATGATCAAGAGGTTTTAGAAATCGTACCAGGTATCAATAGCTTACTTGGACTTCCTTCATTTGGCTCAACAGTTGCTGAGGACATCGTCTTGGCTCCAGACCAACTTAGAGGGATATTCAGAGCGCTTAACGAAGGAGGCATTACCAAACTTCAAAACAACCCGGTTCTGATTACCGAGGACAATGAGCCTGCCTCAATCTCTGTCATCGACCGTATTCCGATTATCACCACAACCACAAATAACACCTCCGCCGGTTCTTCTGAGACTGAGGAAGTTCGTTACAAAATTGATGAAAGTGATTCTACGGATCCAGAGACCACCCGTGAGATTGGCACCACTATCTTCCTCACCCCAACAGTACTACCGGACGGCACGATTCGTCTCAATATGCGTCCACGTACCGCGTCTGTGACTCGCTATATTGACTCACCATCTGGCAACTCTTACCCAGAGGTTAGAGAATCTACCGTTAGCACTATTGCTCGTATCCCAGACGGTCACTCCCTCATTGTTGGTGGTTTCTTCCAAGAATCCGAGATTACAGACAAGAACAAGGTTCCTCTTCTTGGTGATGTACCTGTGCTTAATTTCTTCTTTAAGAACAAAACCACCTCTAAAGAGACTTCTAGTCTCATCTTTGTGGTAACTCCGAGTACGTACGACCCGGCCAACCACGACTCACACCACAAGACTCATAGCCGAGTTTCCAGCACGCTTGAGCTTCCATGCGACCATGAGTCCATCAGCAAGGAGCACCCTGGTGTTTACCATGAGCCAAACCTGAAGCGCACTCTCCACAACATTGGGCACGAGACACAACTCAATACCCACGGATCTGGTAGCAGCAGTTCTTCGACCTACAACAGCTCACAAAGTGACAACAGCCGCAGATTCCGCCTGCGCCGATAA
- a CDS encoding GspE/PulE family protein has product MIDFDGMHFNELISQQIMVELTEHDENFANLDHKEVQNRVTKTTFMAALAKINGLPFFPKVAEFCNGKLLEKCDPSTLTRGGFTPLCIHNNTLIVAVSNPWNPQPDDYLALRFPDFQIAKLVTLSNEISRTIENATTSGGPSKSELEAIDVEDFEVEIKDFDVTSTEYEEPMAQLTATIMADAVKQRASDIHFKVEKEVFYYTFRVDGDLGPKRELPMKLKDRIDAYLLNLMKLPTEIRSTACGISGRFTISYFHRPIDIRYERHRTYRGYHVTMRLLDKGHLNVTLGKGSLAFDEETLFAIRKVMKVPAGIIVMSGPTGSGKSTTLNAMLRELNRPEVNILTLENPVEDEVPGITHCDLKSPSEFKPMISSFMRSDPDIILMGEVRDTESAELAIEAAVTGHKVLTTVHTPRASQIIERFEQLGIERWKIAQTLKAACAQRLIKVLCPYCKVEIDGLTDLDLRTFNLDESWAKRKLYEAAPEGCQECRNSGYSGRTAILEIIPITPKVSDQLSKGEISPYELEVQIANEGVLPNLRKSGLRLLEQGKTDIDAVSKVIDMTYSDE; this is encoded by the coding sequence ATGATCGATTTCGACGGAATGCATTTTAATGAGCTCATCAGTCAGCAAATTATGGTTGAACTGACTGAGCACGATGAAAACTTTGCCAACCTCGACCACAAAGAGGTGCAAAACCGTGTCACCAAGACAACCTTCATGGCGGCCTTGGCCAAAATCAACGGCCTCCCTTTTTTCCCAAAAGTCGCCGAGTTCTGTAATGGAAAGTTACTCGAGAAGTGTGATCCCTCCACTCTCACTAGGGGAGGCTTCACACCTCTCTGTATCCACAATAATACACTCATCGTAGCAGTCTCTAATCCGTGGAATCCGCAGCCCGATGATTACTTGGCCCTACGCTTTCCTGACTTTCAAATAGCCAAACTGGTCACCCTCTCCAATGAAATCAGTCGCACAATTGAGAACGCGACGACTTCCGGTGGCCCCAGCAAGTCAGAACTGGAGGCCATTGACGTAGAGGATTTCGAGGTCGAGATCAAAGACTTTGATGTTACCTCCACAGAATACGAGGAGCCCATGGCCCAGCTCACCGCGACGATCATGGCCGACGCCGTCAAGCAGAGAGCCTCAGATATCCATTTTAAGGTGGAGAAGGAAGTATTCTACTACACCTTCCGAGTCGACGGTGACTTAGGTCCAAAACGCGAGCTTCCCATGAAGCTCAAGGACCGTATTGACGCCTATCTTTTGAACTTGATGAAACTACCTACGGAAATCCGCAGCACCGCCTGTGGTATCTCTGGACGTTTTACCATTAGCTATTTCCACCGCCCGATTGATATTCGTTACGAGCGCCACCGTACTTACCGGGGTTATCACGTGACGATGCGTCTTCTGGACAAAGGCCACTTGAACGTGACCCTAGGTAAAGGCTCGCTTGCTTTTGATGAGGAAACCCTGTTCGCCATTCGCAAGGTCATGAAAGTACCAGCTGGCATTATTGTGATGTCAGGGCCTACAGGTTCGGGTAAATCCACGACACTCAACGCCATGCTGCGTGAGCTCAATCGCCCCGAGGTGAATATTCTCACACTGGAAAACCCGGTGGAGGATGAAGTCCCAGGAATTACTCACTGTGATTTGAAAAGCCCGTCAGAATTCAAACCAATGATCAGCTCCTTCATGCGTTCTGACCCGGATATTATTCTCATGGGTGAGGTACGTGACACCGAATCTGCTGAGCTCGCCATCGAGGCTGCGGTTACTGGTCACAAAGTTCTTACCACCGTACACACTCCTCGAGCATCTCAAATTATTGAACGTTTCGAACAGCTCGGAATCGAACGGTGGAAGATCGCACAAACATTGAAGGCAGCATGTGCGCAGCGTCTCATCAAAGTACTCTGCCCCTATTGCAAAGTAGAAATTGACGGTTTGACCGATCTGGACCTACGAACTTTCAACCTGGATGAATCTTGGGCTAAAAGAAAGCTTTACGAAGCTGCACCAGAGGGCTGCCAAGAATGTCGTAATTCGGGCTATTCCGGCCGAACTGCCATCCTAGAAATCATTCCCATTACCCCAAAAGTTTCGGACCAACTCTCAAAAGGAGAAATTTCTCCCTACGAGCTGGAGGTTCAAATTGCCAATGAAGGAGTACTCCCCAACTTGCGTAAGAGCGGCTTACGTCTCCTGGAACAAGGAAAAACCGACATCGATGCCGTAAGTAAAGTAATCGATATGACCTACTCCGATGAATAA
- a CDS encoding type II secretion system F family protein, translating into MNKEIQLFGSSKAKTFSTKESIQFYRGIASMIKAQINTADALKYYAEGLPNKIMAAALMGIRDDINAGISVYEAFKRSKRFDDMTLGLIKAGMDSGRLDAAFQDLSERAKSTLALKKKIRKIVLIPALIFPILIAAFVYSQVKIIPKIKEMVIVGDYEPKGPVRFFFTLSDFVISWWIVGVIALAIIIAIPVLSNKIRQIIITLVMSKWRTLRKLIMGLRQVTFLGVIKLLHANGINLAKAITTSATSVKGTPLHDELLMAAEKYEKAGVPLSIAFTKYTSVDDQVVHMLSIGEKSASMGSQLAMLTEMYESDCEQLMEDFTNVLNLVVMLVATSMIALVFLGVFMPIFLMGPEMMDQR; encoded by the coding sequence ATGAACAAAGAGATTCAGCTATTCGGATCCAGTAAGGCAAAGACTTTCAGCACTAAAGAGTCGATCCAGTTTTATCGTGGTATTGCCTCCATGATCAAAGCACAGATCAATACCGCGGATGCCCTGAAATATTATGCGGAGGGCCTTCCCAATAAAATCATGGCAGCGGCGTTGATGGGTATTCGCGATGATATCAATGCTGGTATTTCCGTCTATGAAGCCTTCAAACGCAGCAAGCGTTTCGACGATATGACTCTTGGCCTGATCAAAGCTGGTATGGACTCAGGCCGTCTGGATGCAGCCTTTCAAGATCTATCAGAAAGAGCTAAATCAACCCTCGCGCTGAAAAAGAAAATCCGTAAGATTGTACTTATTCCCGCTCTGATCTTCCCCATTTTGATTGCCGCCTTCGTCTACTCTCAAGTCAAAATCATCCCTAAGATCAAAGAGATGGTTATCGTGGGAGACTACGAACCTAAGGGCCCGGTGCGCTTTTTCTTCACGCTCAGTGATTTTGTCATTAGCTGGTGGATTGTTGGTGTTATTGCACTAGCTATCATTATCGCCATACCTGTCTTATCCAATAAAATCAGACAAATCATCATCACCTTGGTAATGTCTAAATGGCGTACTCTACGCAAACTCATTATGGGGCTTCGCCAAGTCACCTTCCTAGGCGTAATTAAGCTCCTCCATGCCAACGGGATTAATTTGGCTAAAGCCATCACCACCTCTGCGACTAGTGTGAAAGGCACCCCTCTACATGATGAGCTCCTGATGGCAGCTGAAAAATATGAAAAAGCAGGCGTTCCACTATCGATTGCTTTCACAAAATACACCTCGGTAGATGATCAGGTAGTTCACATGCTCTCTATTGGTGAGAAATCTGCTTCTATGGGCAGCCAGCTGGCCATGCTCACTGAAATGTACGAAAGTGATTGTGAACAGCTGATGGAGGACTTCACCAACGTCTTGAACCTGGTAGTCATGCTTGTAGCGACCTCCATGATCGCCTTGGTATTCCTCGGCGTATTCATGCCAATCTTCCTCATGGGACCAGAAATGATGGATCAACGCTAA
- a CDS encoding prepilin-type N-terminal cleavage/methylation domain-containing protein has translation MKTPTQFRHFKCKGVTLIELTIVILILLLLVSSAFLGVGYFRDWQKGVAASEDLKEVYAAQRLYLSEHPTVLVTDLTKEKVVPYLPDGAADFPVVKGLDDQTLTIDITKSPPVFMDGGTVYDPSGSTTDNLWDAGK, from the coding sequence ATGAAAACTCCAACTCAATTCCGTCACTTCAAATGTAAGGGGGTTACCCTCATTGAACTTACCATTGTTATTCTTATCTTGTTGCTGCTCGTCTCCAGCGCCTTCCTTGGTGTCGGCTATTTTAGAGATTGGCAAAAAGGAGTCGCGGCCAGCGAGGACCTCAAAGAAGTCTATGCTGCACAACGCCTCTATTTGTCTGAGCACCCTACAGTGCTCGTAACAGATCTCACAAAAGAAAAAGTTGTTCCTTATCTACCTGATGGCGCCGCTGACTTTCCTGTAGTGAAGGGCTTGGACGATCAAACTCTGACGATCGACATCACCAAGAGCCCTCCTGTGTTCATGGACGGTGGTACAGTGTATGATCCTTCTGGTTCCACAACCGACAACCTCTGGGACGCGGGTAAATAA
- a CDS encoding protein kinase domain-containing protein, with amino-acid sequence MSTRHQIIEQLGSGGFGTVYRAKDTQLNREIAIKRLKATEGSNRSELMSTLLEEAKILAALRHPNIVTIFDIQSTDEHAEIIMELVKGITVEQLIKRHLLLARDFSFIATQILSALSVAHKHSVLHCDLKPSNLMLCATQGDNYEVKIVDFGMSPSASNITGQTTKIIGSIYFMAPEQLDKGEVSVQTDVYSLGCLFYYMLTGAHPFDGDTTVQVMASHMLGNYKPITTIRKDLPHELCDWVEKHISKNPEDRFQSCKDALNALIKLNVECPTEAFKLEASSKSKRASLDVRPITTSSLAPEESKKAKTGNEKDSEFVLPPHAAQLAEKHQKVEFNEVKKPLPSAPKEPKALAEQVIRIAPNSIWYFTIKGQRRGPIPIESLGGLIENGQLREEDSVWHPAYDDWCKVQDCEELKPYLDKVKEANKPDTASLFSRLFKNKSKPETSDQPSSGILSSCASIVSIELLIIFFGTLVCGAYIWYKPDLWQFGTAVFGITLFCFGYFKLKLAEGRTDLLWLIAGISLPVFGDLLYTLTHLKMGAKSFLLMLLGMSLLLYIAIQSDLFHMISISTS; translated from the coding sequence ATGAGCACCAGACACCAAATCATTGAGCAACTCGGTTCAGGAGGGTTCGGCACTGTCTACAGAGCCAAAGACACCCAATTGAATCGAGAGATCGCTATTAAGCGTCTCAAAGCTACTGAGGGATCAAACCGGTCGGAGTTGATGTCCACGCTTCTTGAGGAAGCCAAGATTCTGGCAGCTCTACGGCACCCAAATATCGTAACCATTTTCGATATTCAGTCTACTGATGAGCATGCTGAGATCATCATGGAGTTGGTAAAAGGAATCACTGTAGAGCAGTTGATTAAACGCCACCTTCTTCTCGCTCGCGATTTCAGTTTCATTGCTACGCAAATTCTCAGCGCCTTATCCGTAGCTCATAAGCATAGCGTATTACACTGCGACTTAAAGCCTAGTAATCTCATGCTATGTGCGACTCAAGGCGACAACTATGAGGTCAAAATCGTGGATTTTGGTATGTCCCCCTCTGCATCCAACATTACCGGACAAACCACAAAGATTATTGGTTCCATCTACTTCATGGCTCCTGAGCAACTGGATAAAGGTGAAGTCTCTGTGCAGACTGATGTCTATTCCCTAGGTTGTTTGTTCTATTATATGCTCACTGGTGCCCATCCGTTTGACGGTGACACCACGGTACAAGTAATGGCCTCCCACATGCTGGGGAACTACAAACCAATCACTACGATACGGAAAGACCTTCCTCATGAACTCTGTGATTGGGTAGAGAAACACATATCAAAAAATCCCGAGGATCGCTTCCAGAGCTGTAAAGACGCTCTGAATGCCCTCATCAAATTAAACGTCGAATGCCCGACCGAGGCCTTCAAACTGGAAGCTTCCTCCAAGTCTAAACGAGCATCTTTAGACGTTCGTCCCATTACCACATCGTCTCTAGCCCCAGAAGAATCAAAAAAGGCAAAGACTGGTAATGAAAAAGATTCTGAATTTGTCCTCCCTCCGCATGCTGCTCAGCTTGCTGAAAAACATCAAAAAGTAGAGTTCAATGAGGTGAAAAAGCCTCTCCCCTCTGCTCCTAAAGAGCCCAAAGCACTCGCTGAGCAAGTCATACGCATTGCACCTAACTCGATTTGGTATTTCACCATTAAAGGACAGCGTCGTGGTCCAATTCCTATAGAGAGCCTTGGTGGCCTCATTGAAAATGGTCAACTACGTGAAGAGGATTCTGTGTGGCACCCGGCCTATGATGACTGGTGCAAGGTACAGGATTGTGAGGAACTAAAACCGTACTTAGACAAAGTAAAAGAGGCTAATAAACCTGACACGGCTTCTCTTTTCAGCAGGCTTTTCAAAAACAAGTCCAAACCTGAGACGAGTGATCAGCCATCTTCGGGCATCTTATCTTCATGCGCCAGTATAGTCAGCATTGAACTACTGATTATCTTCTTTGGCACATTGGTTTGTGGGGCCTATATTTGGTATAAACCTGATTTATGGCAATTCGGGACTGCGGTATTCGGCATTACTTTATTCTGCTTTGGCTATTTCAAACTTAAACTAGCAGAAGGCCGCACTGATCTTTTATGGCTGATTGCAGGCATATCATTACCTGTCTTTGGAGATCTTCTGTACACTCTCACCCATCTAAAGATGGGAGCAAAGAGTTTTCTACTGATGCTACTGGGAATGAGCCTTCTGCTCTATATTGCGATACAGAGTGATCTATTTCACATGATCAGCATCTCTACTTCTTAG
- a CDS encoding PDZ domain-containing protein yields MNLFGTIRVFALTAAFGTAAPGDMFKDLSSDDFKVREEAQNKVEQWARELSTEAIAPLFEQYKQLKSPEARSRIESILKEQVILKRFGAGPGFVGIRMQDGNIQVNGQVVPAVGVIEVVKDSAAERAGLKIGDHVVGIDKVQFGDDNLGRVAPSLVFSNYVRTKAANDVVDLKLLRNGEILDVKVTLMAMPEKVRQQQMDMNLQDSGATETEKERYFQRWLLQELRKAEAKK; encoded by the coding sequence ATGAATCTGTTTGGAACCATAAGAGTATTTGCTCTGACTGCTGCTTTCGGCACTGCCGCACCTGGGGATATGTTTAAGGATCTGAGTTCAGATGACTTTAAGGTGCGCGAGGAAGCTCAAAACAAGGTCGAGCAATGGGCTAGGGAGTTAAGCACGGAGGCAATTGCTCCATTGTTTGAGCAGTATAAGCAACTGAAGAGCCCGGAAGCTAGATCCCGAATTGAGTCCATACTGAAAGAGCAAGTGATTCTAAAGCGCTTTGGGGCTGGCCCTGGATTCGTGGGTATTCGGATGCAAGATGGCAACATTCAAGTGAATGGCCAAGTAGTACCAGCAGTGGGGGTGATTGAAGTAGTCAAGGACTCTGCAGCCGAACGTGCAGGTCTTAAGATTGGAGATCATGTCGTGGGGATCGATAAAGTCCAATTCGGAGATGATAATCTAGGCCGAGTGGCGCCATCTCTTGTGTTTTCGAATTATGTTCGTACCAAAGCAGCCAATGATGTGGTGGATTTGAAGCTGCTACGTAATGGTGAGATACTGGACGTCAAAGTGACTCTTATGGCGATGCCGGAGAAAGTGAGGCAACAGCAGATGGATATGAATCTGCAGGATTCAGGTGCTACAGAGACTGAGAAAGAGCGTTATTTCCAACGCTGGTTACTTCAGGAGCTTCGTAAGGCTGAAGCTAAGAAGTAG
- a CDS encoding polysaccharide biosynthesis/export family protein, with protein sequence MNKLIRSFLLSLLGLLNLSVYAAPITSGEKVTISIYGVPADEKQQINGDYIVSDSGMLYLPMLENGIKASGSSSSTVARRIEAAYKSAQIYTSPRITIITVRDVAESNTIAQKFVTVAGNVKRPGPVQYTEGMTIYEAVAAAGDADPFGAMNRVELLRNGKKYVYNLKTTAHRTLKVYHGDTITVPQKNFIGQ encoded by the coding sequence ATGAATAAACTAATCAGATCCTTTCTATTGTCCCTCCTAGGACTTCTTAACCTGAGTGTTTACGCCGCTCCGATTACGTCAGGCGAGAAAGTGACTATCAGTATCTATGGAGTTCCTGCGGATGAGAAGCAGCAGATCAATGGTGACTACATCGTCAGTGATTCCGGGATGCTCTATCTGCCGATGCTTGAAAACGGCATTAAGGCATCAGGTAGTAGCAGTTCAACAGTTGCCCGCCGTATTGAGGCTGCCTACAAGAGTGCTCAAATCTACACGAGCCCTCGTATCACGATCATCACTGTGCGTGACGTAGCAGAATCCAACACAATAGCTCAGAAATTTGTTACTGTTGCGGGGAACGTGAAACGCCCAGGACCGGTACAGTACACAGAAGGTATGACTATCTATGAGGCTGTGGCTGCGGCAGGTGATGCGGACCCATTCGGGGCAATGAACCGAGTTGAACTGCTGCGTAATGGCAAAAAGTATGTATACAACCTGAAGACCACAGCACACAGGACCTTGAAGGTGTATCACGGAGATACGATCACCGTACCCCAGAAAAATTTCATCGGCCAATAA
- a CDS encoding GumC family protein — translation MQQNNSLNPSEASLHAVDYWQIVKNRYGIILLTFILVVVTAAVITYVMPKKYESVAQIEIKPLGIKTDTVLGQDTSGRLMTRQFFATQFQLIESEENLKRAAIRCQLPERWNLPMQEVVSIMTKSLNTNQERGTDLVEIAFVHSNREDVKMITQAIADSYREMRIEDEEKRRTEASYELEKKIQAQEDLVADHRNRLATMSQKTGIPYAGDKNSIGAGSNPAELNFRENERLYQEALRDRDSLKSIVQRLGDLDNEALISAMAGLNLPEIKVVQNLNEMYLDASRERGSLIAAGLGANHPRVKMSRTRVEALRKQLDEKVTEVRDVLKDKLDLENQRVQRLSKSKDSAKGERLATAYDYTLFNALVQEYEQARAVLSQIKINLTNELLKDNLMVDPIRFSKVPSEPAADEYVSPNWTLNMALGAVAGLVFGVGIAFALELMDTSVKTLEDVERFLQVPVLAVIPRDVGVLHKQSGASPDAEAYRILRTNIEFNRKNPDDNSITVVSGGAGEGKSTTLVNLAYICAQGGYSTLMIDADLRRPKLHTFFDINNTVGLTNYLTTDLMLEDVILQTPIDNLFFMPSGILPADAAGILNSRRMSDLVQDVKQRFDLVLIDSPPILGVSDASVLASEVDLTMIVVQHRKLPRKMLVRVKQAVENVGGTVLGVVLNNVDVKSDSQYQYYTSYYTYYAPSEAPQEVRAAAQPQGAQSNSADLY, via the coding sequence ATGCAACAGAACAATTCTCTAAACCCAAGCGAGGCTTCACTTCATGCGGTAGATTACTGGCAAATTGTTAAGAACCGGTACGGCATTATTCTTCTAACATTTATCCTAGTGGTAGTTACCGCCGCGGTGATCACTTATGTGATGCCAAAGAAGTATGAAAGTGTTGCTCAAATTGAAATCAAGCCGCTAGGGATTAAGACAGATACTGTCCTGGGTCAGGATACTTCTGGCAGACTCATGACCAGGCAGTTCTTTGCTACTCAATTCCAGTTGATCGAGTCTGAAGAAAACCTCAAAAGAGCGGCTATCCGCTGCCAGTTACCAGAGCGCTGGAATTTGCCCATGCAAGAGGTGGTCAGCATCATGACCAAATCCCTGAATACGAATCAGGAGCGCGGTACTGATCTTGTTGAAATTGCATTTGTGCACAGTAACCGCGAGGACGTTAAAATGATCACTCAAGCGATCGCCGACTCCTACCGCGAAATGAGAATTGAGGATGAGGAAAAGCGTCGTACTGAAGCTAGCTACGAACTGGAGAAGAAAATCCAGGCTCAAGAGGATTTGGTAGCCGACCACCGTAACCGCCTTGCCACCATGTCTCAAAAAACGGGGATTCCTTATGCTGGTGACAAGAACTCCATTGGAGCGGGGTCCAACCCGGCTGAGCTTAACTTCCGTGAGAATGAGCGTCTCTACCAAGAGGCTCTGCGTGACAGGGATAGTTTGAAATCTATTGTACAGCGCTTGGGTGATCTAGACAATGAGGCGTTAATTTCCGCTATGGCCGGTCTTAACCTTCCTGAGATCAAAGTAGTACAAAATCTCAATGAGATGTATCTGGATGCGAGCCGTGAAAGAGGCTCTCTCATTGCTGCAGGCCTTGGGGCTAACCATCCAAGAGTCAAAATGAGCCGCACACGAGTCGAAGCACTCAGGAAGCAACTTGATGAGAAGGTTACCGAAGTACGTGACGTTCTAAAGGATAAGCTGGATCTGGAGAACCAGCGCGTACAGCGACTTTCTAAATCCAAGGATTCAGCTAAAGGTGAGCGTCTGGCGACAGCTTACGATTATACTTTGTTCAATGCATTGGTTCAGGAGTATGAGCAAGCTCGCGCAGTTCTTTCTCAGATCAAAATCAACCTGACCAACGAGTTGCTGAAAGACAATTTGATGGTCGATCCGATCAGATTCTCGAAAGTGCCGAGCGAACCAGCCGCGGATGAATATGTATCTCCCAACTGGACGCTAAATATGGCTCTCGGAGCTGTAGCAGGACTTGTCTTTGGCGTTGGTATTGCCTTTGCCCTGGAGCTCATGGATACCTCTGTGAAAACTCTTGAGGACGTTGAGCGCTTTCTTCAGGTGCCAGTGCTTGCCGTGATTCCACGTGACGTGGGCGTGCTCCACAAGCAGAGCGGAGCGAGCCCAGATGCTGAGGCATACCGGATTCTCAGAACCAACATCGAATTCAACCGTAAGAATCCGGATGATAACTCCATTACCGTAGTTTCAGGTGGAGCTGGTGAAGGTAAGTCAACAACCTTGGTAAACTTGGCATACATCTGTGCACAGGGCGGATACTCCACCTTGATGATTGATGCCGACTTGAGACGTCCTAAGCTCCATACCTTCTTCGATATCAACAATACTGTGGGTCTTACGAATTATCTGACCACTGATTTGATGCTTGAAGATGTGATTCTTCAGACACCGATTGATAATCTCTTCTTCATGCCTTCGGGTATTCTGCCGGCAGATGCTGCTGGAATTCTCAACTCTCGCAGAATGTCTGATCTAGTTCAGGATGTTAAGCAGCGCTTTGACCTGGTGCTTATTGACTCACCTCCGATTCTTGGTGTGAGTGACGCATCAGTACTGGCCAGTGAGGTTGATCTCACCATGATCGTGGTTCAGCATCGTAAACTTCCTCGCAAGATGCTTGTACGTGTGAAGCAAGCTGTGGAAAACGTGGGTGGTACAGTGCTTGGAGTGGTGCTCAACAATGTGGATGTGAAGAGCGATAGTCAGTATCAATACTACACAAGCTACTACACCTATTATGCTCCTTCAGAGGCACCTCAGGAGGTGAGAGCGGCAGCTCAGCCACAGGGTGCCCAGAGTAACAGTGCAGATCTTTACTAA